The proteins below come from a single Limnobaculum xujianqingii genomic window:
- the tusA gene encoding sulfurtransferase TusA: MIDLFDNPDKTLDALGLRCPEPVMMVRKAVRHMDAGQTLLIVADDPATTRDIPGFCRFMDHELLESSTDELPYRYLIRKGNE, translated from the coding sequence ATGATTGATTTATTTGACAATCCGGATAAAACCCTTGATGCGTTAGGGCTGCGTTGTCCTGAGCCTGTGATGATGGTACGTAAAGCCGTTCGTCATATGGATGCTGGTCAAACGTTGTTAATTGTTGCTGACGATCCGGCGACTACTCGTGATATCCCCGGTTTTTGTCGGTTTATGGACCATGAACTGCTGGAGTCGTCTACTGATGAGCTGCCATATCGCTATCTGATCCGTAAAGGGAATGAGTAG
- a CDS encoding DUF1820 family protein: protein MNNNEQPLYRIQFMNNGKNYQLYVRELDQSAIFGFIEIGGFVFDSQSSLLVDPSEEKLKAEFSGVTRSYIPMHAVIRIDSVLTQGSVRISELGNNVMTFPYFPDRKG from the coding sequence ATGAATAATAATGAGCAGCCGCTGTACCGGATTCAGTTTATGAATAACGGTAAAAATTATCAGCTTTACGTTCGTGAATTGGATCAAAGTGCGATTTTTGGCTTTATTGAAATTGGTGGTTTTGTCTTTGATAGCCAGAGTTCACTGTTGGTTGACCCCAGCGAAGAGAAGTTAAAGGCTGAATTCAGCGGTGTGACTCGCAGCTATATTCCAATGCACGCGGTTATTCGCATCGATTCAGTACTCACTCAGGGAAGTGTGCGCATTTCTGAGCTGGGTAATAACGTGATGACTTTTCCCTACTTCCCCGATCGAAAAGGCTGA
- the glpC gene encoding anaerobic glycerol-3-phosphate dehydrogenase subunit GlpC — protein sequence MSLTTDNSFENCIKCTACTTYCPVAKVNPNYPGPKQAGPDGERLRLKDPSLFDEALKYCTNCKRCEVACPSDVKIGDIIQRARINYSKPKFKLRDAILSNTDLMGTLSTPFAPIVNATVGLKPVKQLLDSALKIDHRRQLPKYSFGTFRHWYRKQATEQQKFDEQIAFFHGCFVNYNHPQLGKDLVRVFNAMGIGVQLLKREKCCGVPLIANGFINQAKKQAKVNAESLVDAVIGKGIPVVATSSTCTFTLRDEYPHLLGVDTSPVREQVELATRYLYRLLSEGRELKLKHTPIRIAYHTPCHMEKMGWTAYTLALLERIPGVELIVLESQCCGIAGTYGFKKENYETSQGIGASLFRQIEESGVDFVVSDCETCKWQIEMSTSKKCEHPITLLAQALAE from the coding sequence ATGAGCCTGACAACGGATAACAGTTTTGAGAACTGTATTAAATGTACTGCCTGTACTACCTATTGCCCGGTGGCAAAAGTTAACCCTAATTATCCCGGCCCAAAACAGGCAGGGCCGGACGGTGAGCGTTTACGCTTAAAGGATCCATCACTGTTTGATGAAGCCTTGAAATACTGTACCAACTGTAAACGTTGTGAAGTTGCCTGTCCGTCAGATGTGAAGATTGGCGATATTATTCAGCGTGCGAGAATTAATTACAGTAAACCTAAATTTAAACTGCGTGATGCCATCCTTAGTAATACTGATTTAATGGGGACTCTTTCCACCCCGTTTGCTCCTATTGTCAATGCTACAGTAGGCCTGAAACCCGTTAAGCAACTGCTGGATAGCGCACTGAAAATTGACCACCGCCGTCAGTTACCTAAGTACTCTTTTGGTACTTTCCGCCACTGGTATCGTAAGCAGGCTACAGAGCAGCAGAAATTTGATGAGCAAATTGCGTTTTTCCACGGCTGCTTCGTTAACTATAACCATCCGCAGTTGGGTAAAGACTTGGTGCGGGTGTTTAACGCCATGGGTATTGGCGTGCAGTTGCTGAAAAGAGAGAAGTGCTGTGGCGTTCCATTGATTGCCAACGGATTTATCAATCAGGCTAAAAAGCAGGCAAAGGTGAATGCTGAATCACTGGTTGATGCGGTGATTGGTAAAGGAATTCCTGTGGTAGCAACCTCTTCTACCTGTACTTTCACCCTACGAGATGAATATCCTCATTTGCTGGGGGTTGATACTTCACCGGTGCGTGAACAGGTTGAGCTGGCGACGCGTTATCTTTATCGCCTGTTGTCTGAAGGGCGAGAACTTAAGCTGAAACATACCCCAATACGCATTGCTTACCATACTCCGTGTCATATGGAGAAAATGGGATGGACGGCATATACCCTGGCGCTATTGGAGCGCATTCCCGGTGTTGAGTTAATCGTGCTGGAATCTCAGTGTTGTGGTATTGCCGGTACTTATGGCTTTAAGAAAGAGAACTATGAAACATCACAAGGAATTGGTGCATCGCTGTTCCGTCAAATTGAAGAGAGCGGCGTTGATTTTGTGGTGTCAGATTGTGAAACCTGTAAGTGGCAAATAGAGATGTCTACCAGTAAGAAGTGTGAACATCCGATAACCCTGCTGGCTCAGGCGTTAGCAGAATAA
- the rsmD gene encoding 16S rRNA (guanine(966)-N(2))-methyltransferase, giving the protein MSKKPQPQKTGQIRIIGGQWRGRKLPVPDSPGLRPTTDRVRETLFNWLAPVLNEARCLDCFAGSGALGFEALSRYAGQTVLLESERSIAQQLQQNLQLLKSDKGLVVHTNALQWLAQAGTPFDVVFLDPPFRRNLLTETFTLLEQQGWLADEAWIYVEAETEHAVSDAPANWHLHREKTAGQVAYRLYVRRSPSINETAGNEE; this is encoded by the coding sequence ATGAGTAAGAAACCACAGCCGCAAAAAACCGGACAAATACGAATCATCGGAGGACAATGGCGAGGCAGAAAGCTACCTGTGCCAGATAGCCCGGGATTACGCCCAACTACCGATCGGGTTCGTGAAACGCTGTTTAACTGGCTGGCTCCGGTTCTGAATGAAGCTCGATGCCTTGACTGCTTTGCCGGTAGTGGCGCATTAGGATTTGAGGCACTGTCCCGCTATGCAGGTCAAACCGTGCTGCTGGAATCAGAAAGATCAATCGCTCAACAGTTACAGCAAAATCTACAGCTGCTGAAATCAGATAAAGGCCTGGTAGTTCACACCAATGCCCTGCAGTGGCTGGCTCAGGCCGGCACACCATTTGACGTGGTGTTTCTCGATCCGCCCTTTCGCCGTAATTTACTAACCGAAACCTTCACGCTATTGGAACAACAGGGCTGGTTGGCCGATGAAGCATGGATTTATGTAGAAGCTGAAACAGAACATGCGGTTAGTGATGCCCCGGCAAACTGGCATCTGCATCGTGAAAAAACCGCCGGACAGGTGGCCTATCGACTGTATGTTCGACGTTCCCCCTCCATCAATGAAACCGCAGGAAATGAAGAATGA
- a CDS encoding lysoplasmalogenase, which yields MSWPFLAVIFSGWIYIDASYRGPSWQRWVFKPVTMLLMLLWAWQAPEITTFSYLILFGLLASLLADILQMIPQDRMFYAIGALFISRLLYTLYFINPLTPSFYWLPIVILLAVGGIIVLLLWNRLEDMRWPVVTYLFITLLMVWTAVEGYITQTNDMSFSQLIGSILLLMASTIWLFNRYRKPFQAADAVIAVCYFLGHFMIVRALHI from the coding sequence ATGAGTTGGCCATTTTTAGCAGTGATCTTCTCCGGCTGGATCTACATTGATGCCTCTTACCGCGGGCCATCATGGCAACGCTGGGTGTTTAAACCTGTCACTATGCTGCTGATGCTACTCTGGGCCTGGCAGGCACCAGAGATAACCACCTTCAGCTATCTGATTCTGTTCGGTCTGCTGGCCAGTTTACTCGCAGATATTCTTCAGATGATTCCTCAAGACAGAATGTTCTACGCTATAGGGGCTTTGTTTATCTCTCGCCTGCTATATACCCTCTATTTTATTAATCCATTAACCCCAAGCTTTTACTGGCTGCCGATCGTTATTTTGCTGGCAGTTGGAGGGATAATAGTCTTATTACTGTGGAACCGGCTGGAGGATATGCGCTGGCCAGTGGTGACTTATCTGTTCATCACACTACTGATGGTATGGACTGCCGTTGAAGGCTATATCACTCAAACCAATGATATGAGTTTCAGCCAGCTTATTGGCAGCATTTTACTACTGATGGCCAGTACTATTTGGCTATTCAATCGTTACCGCAAACCTTTTCAGGCGGCTGATGCTGTTATTGCTGTCTGTTATTTTCTGGGACATTTTATGATAGTGCGCGCCCTGCATATTTGA
- the glpA gene encoding anaerobic glycerol-3-phosphate dehydrogenase subunit A yields the protein MSSFSPTEMDVIIIGGGATGAGIARDCSRRGLRTILLERHDIATGATGRNHGLLHSGARYAVTDAESARECIEENMILKRIARHCVEPTDGLFLTLPEDDIAFQSTFIEACQRAGINAQALDPKEALRLEPSANPAMLGAVRVPDGTVDPFRLTAANMLDAREHGAQVLTYHEVIGLIRHNDRVTGVKVFDHYKKETKEIYASIVVNAGGIWGQNIAEYADLRVRMFPAKGALLIMGHRINNMVINRCRKPADADILVPGDTISLIGTTSTRIPYDQIDNMIVTPEEVDVLIREGTKLSPKMAQTRILRAYAGVRPLVASDDDPSGRNVSRGIVLLDHAVRDGLEGFITITGGKLMTYRLMAEWATDKVCEKLGHSAKCTTAEEALPGSRNSAEETLREVISLPSTIRGSAVYRHGDRATQLIANGRLDNSLVCECEAVTAGEVRYAVDSLTVNNLIDLRRRTRVGMGTCQGELCACRAAGLLNRFKVSSPQQSLTQLSTFLNERWKGVRPIAWGDALRESEFTNWVYMGLCGLDAPSGVEKNDEI from the coding sequence ATGAGCAGTTTTTCCCCAACAGAGATGGATGTCATCATTATTGGTGGTGGCGCAACAGGTGCGGGTATTGCCCGTGACTGTTCTCGTCGTGGATTGCGAACTATTTTGCTGGAGCGTCATGATATTGCCACTGGCGCGACAGGTCGTAACCATGGCTTATTGCATAGCGGAGCCCGGTATGCGGTAACCGATGCAGAATCGGCCCGTGAATGTATCGAAGAGAATATGATACTGAAACGCATTGCCCGTCATTGCGTGGAACCAACCGATGGCCTGTTTTTAACGTTGCCGGAAGATGATATTGCATTTCAGTCTACCTTTATTGAAGCCTGCCAACGGGCAGGAATTAACGCTCAGGCACTGGATCCAAAAGAAGCATTAAGGCTGGAACCTTCTGCCAACCCGGCGATGTTGGGAGCCGTGAGGGTACCGGATGGTACCGTTGATCCTTTTCGCTTAACGGCAGCTAACATGCTGGATGCGCGGGAACATGGCGCACAGGTTTTGACTTACCATGAAGTGATTGGCCTGATCCGTCATAACGACCGGGTGACCGGCGTGAAAGTATTCGATCACTACAAAAAAGAGACCAAAGAGATTTATGCGTCGATTGTGGTGAATGCTGGTGGGATCTGGGGGCAAAATATTGCGGAATATGCCGACCTGCGTGTGCGTATGTTCCCGGCAAAAGGTGCTTTACTGATTATGGGACACCGTATTAACAATATGGTGATTAACCGTTGCCGCAAGCCTGCTGATGCCGATATCCTGGTGCCAGGAGATACTATTTCGTTAATTGGTACTACTTCTACCCGTATTCCTTACGACCAGATAGATAACATGATTGTTACGCCGGAAGAGGTGGACGTTCTGATTCGTGAAGGGACCAAACTCTCCCCTAAAATGGCACAAACGCGCATTTTGCGAGCGTACGCTGGTGTTCGTCCACTGGTTGCCAGTGATGATGACCCTTCGGGCCGTAACGTGAGTCGCGGTATTGTTCTGTTAGATCATGCGGTGCGCGATGGTCTGGAAGGCTTTATTACCATTACCGGCGGTAAACTGATGACTTATCGTCTGATGGCTGAATGGGCGACGGATAAAGTTTGTGAAAAATTAGGTCATAGCGCTAAATGCACTACCGCTGAAGAGGCGCTGCCGGGCTCGCGTAATTCTGCCGAAGAAACGCTGCGTGAAGTGATCTCTTTACCATCAACCATTCGTGGTTCTGCCGTTTATCGCCATGGAGACAGGGCTACTCAGCTTATCGCTAACGGACGTTTAGATAATAGTCTGGTGTGCGAATGTGAAGCGGTGACGGCTGGAGAGGTACGCTACGCAGTAGATTCACTCACGGTAAATAATCTGATTGACCTTCGACGCCGTACCCGAGTGGGTATGGGAACCTGTCAGGGGGAACTATGTGCCTGTCGGGCTGCGGGTCTGTTAAATCGCTTTAAAGTCTCTTCTCCACAACAGTCGTTGACGCAATTATCAACTTTTCTGAATGAGCGGTGGAAAGGCGTCCGGCCCATTGCATGGGGAGATGCGCTGCGGGAAAGTGAGTTTACCAACTGGGTTTATATGGGGCTGTGCGGTCTGGATGCTCCGTCCGGGGTGGAGAAAAATGATGAAATTTGA
- a CDS encoding 7-cyano-7-deazaguanine/7-aminomethyl-7-deazaguanine transporter, with product MFDFSPQQRLKALLWLSFFHILIIASSNYLVQLPINIFGFHTTWGAFTFPFIFLTTDLTVRVFGAPLARKIILVVMIPALAISYLLSTLFYDGTWQGYQAIYSFNMVVARIAIASFMAYVLGQILDIYVFNHLRQLKTWWVAPSVSAVFGNLSDTIAFFSIAFYKSSNAFMAENWVEIALVDYAFKLIICALFFLPMYGILLNVLLKRLVQINTPQQLQHG from the coding sequence ATGTTTGATTTTTCTCCGCAGCAGCGGCTAAAAGCGCTGTTATGGCTATCGTTCTTCCATATTCTGATTATTGCCTCCAGTAATTATCTGGTTCAATTACCGATCAATATTTTCGGTTTTCATACCACCTGGGGTGCATTTACCTTTCCGTTTATTTTTCTGACCACCGACCTCACTGTCCGGGTGTTCGGCGCGCCATTAGCACGCAAAATCATTCTGGTAGTTATGATACCGGCGCTGGCCATCTCCTATCTGCTATCTACCCTGTTTTATGATGGTACATGGCAAGGCTATCAGGCGATTTATAGCTTTAATATGGTGGTCGCCAGAATTGCTATCGCCAGTTTTATGGCCTACGTGCTGGGGCAAATTCTGGATATCTACGTATTTAACCACCTGCGTCAGTTAAAAACCTGGTGGGTCGCTCCCAGCGTCTCTGCGGTTTTCGGCAACCTGAGTGATACCATCGCCTTCTTCTCAATTGCGTTCTATAAGAGCAGTAATGCCTTTATGGCCGAAAACTGGGTGGAAATTGCGCTAGTGGATTATGCCTTTAAGCTTATTATCTGTGCTCTGTTTTTCCTGCCGATGTACGGCATTTTATTAAATGTATTACTGAAACGGCTGGTTCAGATAAATACCCCACAACAGCTTCAACACGGCTAA
- the ydeE gene encoding efflux MFS transporter YdeE — MLSTTTRSTIALLASSLLLTIGRGATLPFMTIYLTRRFAMSVDEIGLAMTIALTVGVVFSLGFGILADKFDKKNYMLLSILAFIGGFIAIPLVDRVELVVFYFALINCAYSVFSTVLKAYFSDVLGPGEKARIFSLNYTFLNIGWTVGPPLGTLLVMYSINMPFWLAACCAAFPLVFIQRYVDRVRIDMSSENSVAWSPSVLLRDRALLWFTLSGILAAFVSRSFAACISQYALVVADSEFAEKVVAVVLPVNAIVVVSLQYMIGRRLSESNIRPLMTIGTFCFVLGLLGFMYSGNNLFLWGLAAAVFTFGELIYAPGEYMLVDNIAPPGMKASYFSAQALAWLGAAANPLATGVILTTLPHWSLFIILSVGIVLAWLAMLRGMQVKPWARA, encoded by the coding sequence ATGCTCTCAACTACCACGCGATCCACCATTGCATTATTAGCATCGTCGTTGCTGTTAACCATTGGTCGTGGCGCAACGTTACCGTTTATGACCATCTATCTGACACGGCGTTTTGCCATGTCCGTTGATGAAATTGGTCTGGCAATGACCATTGCACTAACCGTTGGCGTAGTATTCAGCCTCGGATTCGGTATTCTGGCCGATAAGTTTGATAAAAAGAACTATATGTTGCTGTCTATACTGGCGTTTATCGGCGGATTTATCGCGATACCGCTGGTTGATCGGGTGGAACTGGTGGTCTTTTACTTCGCCCTCATTAACTGCGCTTACTCAGTTTTTTCTACCGTATTGAAGGCTTACTTTTCTGATGTACTTGGGCCCGGTGAGAAAGCCAGAATCTTTTCGCTCAACTACACCTTTTTGAATATCGGCTGGACCGTTGGCCCGCCGCTGGGCACGTTGCTGGTTATGTACAGCATCAATATGCCATTTTGGCTGGCAGCCTGTTGTGCAGCATTTCCACTGGTTTTTATACAGCGTTATGTAGACCGGGTTCGTATTGATATGAGCTCAGAAAACAGTGTTGCCTGGTCTCCCTCCGTATTATTGCGCGACAGAGCGCTGCTTTGGTTTACGCTTTCAGGAATACTGGCGGCATTTGTCAGCCGTTCCTTCGCTGCCTGTATTTCTCAATATGCTCTGGTAGTTGCAGACAGTGAATTTGCTGAAAAGGTGGTTGCCGTTGTACTACCGGTAAACGCAATCGTCGTCGTATCCCTGCAATATATGATCGGCCGACGACTCTCTGAGTCAAACATCCGCCCCTTAATGACTATAGGTACCTTTTGCTTCGTTCTTGGCCTGCTGGGTTTTATGTACTCAGGTAACAATCTGTTCCTTTGGGGGCTTGCCGCTGCGGTATTTACCTTTGGGGAACTTATTTATGCGCCGGGGGAATATATGTTAGTCGACAACATTGCCCCACCGGGAATGAAAGCCAGCTATTTTTCTGCTCAGGCTCTGGCCTGGCTGGGAGCAGCAGCCAATCCGCTGGCAACCGGCGTAATCCTCACTACACTGCCACACTGGTCATTATTCATTATTCTGAGCGTAGGTATTGTGCTGGCCTGGTTGGCTATGCTGCGAGGCATGCAGGTAAAACCCTGGGCGCGTGCATAG
- the glpT gene encoding glycerol-3-phosphate transporter — MLSMFKPAQHIARLPKDQIDPTYRKLRWQIFMGIFFGYAAYYLVRKNFALAMPYLVEQGFSRGDLGFALSGISIAYGFSKFIMGSVSDRSNPRVFLPAGLILASVVMLLMGFMPWATSSIMIMFVLLFICGWFQGMGWPPCGRTMVHWWSQKERGGIVSIWNCAHNVGGGIPPLLFLLGMAWFNDWKAAFYMPAMAAIVIAIIAFALMRDTPQSCGLPPIEEYKNDYPPDYTHEAEEELTAKEIFMRYVFPNKLLWYIAIANVFVYLLRYGILDWSPTYLKEVKHFALDKSSWAYFFYEYAGIPGTLLCGWMSDKVFKGNRGATGVFFMILVTIATVVYWMNPPGNPGIDMACMTVIGFLIYGPVMLIGLHALELAPKKAAGTAAGFTGLFGYLGGSVAASAIVGYTVDFFGWDGGFMVMIGGSCLAVVLLVLTMISENKHKAEMLAKQAAE; from the coding sequence ATGTTAAGTATGTTTAAACCCGCGCAACATATTGCGCGCTTACCAAAGGATCAGATAGATCCGACCTACCGCAAATTGCGGTGGCAGATCTTTATGGGGATCTTCTTTGGTTATGCAGCCTATTATTTAGTTCGTAAAAACTTTGCTCTGGCTATGCCTTACTTAGTCGAGCAGGGTTTCAGCCGTGGCGATCTGGGCTTTGCTCTTTCCGGTATCTCTATTGCTTACGGATTCTCCAAATTTATTATGGGTTCCGTTTCTGACCGTTCAAACCCACGAGTCTTCTTACCAGCCGGTTTGATTCTCGCTTCCGTCGTGATGCTACTTATGGGCTTTATGCCATGGGCAACTTCCAGCATCATGATCATGTTCGTTTTACTGTTCATCTGTGGTTGGTTCCAGGGTATGGGTTGGCCTCCGTGCGGCCGTACTATGGTTCACTGGTGGTCACAAAAAGAACGTGGCGGTATCGTTTCAATCTGGAACTGTGCGCATAACGTTGGTGGTGGTATCCCTCCTCTGTTATTCCTGTTAGGTATGGCATGGTTTAACGACTGGAAAGCAGCATTCTATATGCCAGCAATGGCAGCGATTGTGATTGCTATTATCGCTTTCGCTCTGATGCGTGATACTCCGCAATCTTGTGGTTTACCACCGATTGAAGAGTATAAAAACGACTATCCACCTGACTATACTCATGAAGCAGAAGAAGAACTGACCGCAAAAGAGATCTTCATGCGGTATGTGTTCCCTAACAAACTGCTGTGGTATATCGCGATTGCTAACGTTTTCGTCTATTTACTGCGTTACGGTATTCTGGACTGGTCACCAACTTACCTGAAAGAAGTGAAACACTTTGCGCTGGATAAATCATCCTGGGCTTACTTCTTCTACGAGTATGCGGGTATTCCGGGCACCTTACTGTGCGGTTGGATGTCAGATAAGGTATTCAAAGGTAATCGTGGCGCTACCGGTGTATTCTTCATGATTCTGGTTACTATCGCTACTGTGGTTTACTGGATGAACCCTCCGGGTAACCCAGGCATCGATATGGCTTGTATGACGGTTATCGGCTTCCTGATCTATGGTCCGGTTATGTTAATCGGTCTGCACGCTCTGGAATTAGCACCTAAGAAAGCTGCGGGTACTGCTGCTGGCTTTACCGGCCTGTTCGGTTATCTGGGTGGTTCAGTAGCAGCCAGCGCCATCGTTGGTTACACCGTTGACTTCTTCGGTTGGGACGGCGGCTTTATGGTGATGATCGGCGGTAGCTGCCTGGCAGTTGTACTGCTGGTATTAACCATGATCAGCGAAAACAAACATAAAGCTGAAATGCTGGCTAAACAAGCAGCAGAATAA
- the glpB gene encoding glycerol-3-phosphate dehydrogenase subunit GlpB yields the protein MKFDVAIIGGGLAGLTCGIRLAEQGKRCAIISAGQSALHFSSGSLDFLSYREDGSAINHPLAELAALSPEHPYSLLGAECVSRMAAEARRLLTDCGLRFHGDIEQNHLRVTPLGTLRATWLSPTEVPVAALEQPLPWKKIAIVGIEGFLDFQPQLAAGSLSDKGIEAITDYLHVPALDRLRNNPSEFRAINIARVLDLPENTELLAEELIRLSNDVEALILPACIGLENPDAVSLLSQKVGKPIMLVPTLPPSLLGMRMHMALRRRFQQLGGQFMPGDAVLRAETEGQNVTRIYTRNHTDIPVVAQQVVLASGSFFSNGLVAEFDRIHEPVFGLDVHDAAQRADWTQESMFSAQPYLRFGVKTDRQLRGTVAGQSLNNLYIIGAVLGGYDPISQGCGAGVSLVTAQYAAEQILALSEVAA from the coding sequence ATGAAATTTGATGTGGCAATTATTGGTGGTGGTCTGGCCGGGCTAACTTGCGGTATCCGGCTGGCGGAACAGGGCAAACGCTGTGCAATTATCAGCGCCGGGCAGAGTGCATTGCATTTCTCCTCTGGGTCTCTGGATTTTCTCAGTTACCGGGAAGATGGTTCGGCAATTAACCATCCGTTGGCCGAGTTGGCCGCGCTATCACCGGAACACCCCTATTCTTTACTGGGAGCTGAATGTGTCAGCCGAATGGCGGCAGAAGCTCGTCGTTTGCTGACGGATTGCGGCTTACGGTTTCATGGTGATATAGAACAGAATCATCTGCGTGTTACTCCATTAGGTACTTTACGGGCGACCTGGTTAAGCCCGACAGAAGTGCCGGTTGCTGCGCTGGAGCAGCCATTGCCGTGGAAGAAGATTGCTATTGTGGGCATTGAGGGTTTTCTGGATTTCCAACCTCAACTGGCAGCAGGTTCTCTGAGCGATAAAGGCATTGAGGCCATTACTGATTATCTTCACGTTCCTGCTCTGGATCGTTTACGTAACAACCCCAGCGAGTTCCGGGCGATCAATATTGCCAGAGTACTCGATTTGCCGGAAAACACTGAATTACTGGCGGAAGAGCTGATTCGTTTATCAAATGATGTGGAAGCGCTCATCTTGCCAGCCTGTATTGGATTGGAAAATCCGGATGCGGTATCTCTGTTAAGCCAGAAAGTGGGCAAACCAATTATGTTGGTACCAACGCTGCCGCCTTCATTATTAGGTATGCGTATGCATATGGCGTTACGCCGCCGTTTCCAACAGTTGGGCGGTCAGTTTATGCCAGGTGATGCGGTACTGCGTGCTGAAACTGAAGGGCAAAACGTGACGCGTATTTATACCCGCAACCACACCGATATTCCGGTGGTGGCTCAACAAGTGGTGTTAGCCAGCGGTAGTTTCTTTAGTAATGGCTTAGTTGCTGAGTTTGATCGTATTCATGAGCCGGTGTTTGGCCTGGATGTTCATGATGCCGCACAACGTGCTGACTGGACTCAGGAAAGTATGTTCTCCGCACAGCCCTATTTACGCTTTGGGGTTAAAACCGATAGACAGTTACGCGGTACGGTGGCGGGTCAGTCATTAAATAATCTTTATATTATTGGTGCGGTATTGGGAGGGTATGACCCAATATCACAAGGCTGTGGGGCTGGAGTTTCTCTGGTGACTGCACAATATGCCGCAGAACAGATCCTTGCCCTGTCGGAGGTGGCAGCATGA
- a CDS encoding DUF1145 family protein: MIKQLFINLGRLLMLGVWGILLLNLFHPFPSPLKYFMHVAMVFMFFMHGLQLIMLKSTLPKDGPKLTGWQEFTIFVFGVFELLAWQQKNNKK; the protein is encoded by the coding sequence ATGATTAAACAACTATTTATCAATCTGGGACGCCTGCTAATGCTTGGAGTATGGGGAATTCTACTGTTAAACCTGTTTCACCCTTTCCCCAGCCCGCTGAAATACTTTATGCATGTGGCGATGGTATTTATGTTCTTCATGCACGGTTTGCAGCTGATAATGTTGAAATCTACGTTGCCTAAAGATGGTCCAAAACTTACTGGCTGGCAGGAATTTACTATTTTCGTGTTTGGCGTATTTGAATTGCTGGCCTGGCAACAGAAGAACAACAAGAAGTAG
- a CDS encoding DcrB-related protein: MQKLVKIVGVCLFAASLMACDGSKDQPAATGSGTSAEQSGQTSVLGGKVNFTVPDGLQDQSGKSGSQATNMAVYADNAAQKMLIVISSSMPDDTLENLITRMEAQQKMRDAELVVVKKEEVTADGQKLQRLDTAIRIDGKKNYSSTLLGQIDKQLLTMQLTYPIEQQADAEKAINQFISSLKIKP; encoded by the coding sequence ATGCAAAAGTTAGTCAAAATTGTAGGAGTCTGTTTGTTTGCCGCCAGCCTGATGGCTTGTGATGGCAGTAAAGACCAACCGGCAGCAACCGGAAGTGGTACTTCAGCAGAACAATCCGGCCAGACCAGCGTATTAGGCGGCAAAGTCAACTTCACCGTTCCGGATGGTTTACAGGATCAGAGCGGCAAGAGCGGTTCTCAGGCAACCAACATGGCGGTGTATGCCGATAATGCAGCACAGAAAATGCTAATTGTTATCAGCAGTTCAATGCCGGATGACACGTTGGAAAATCTGATTACCCGTATGGAAGCACAGCAGAAAATGCGTGATGCTGAACTGGTCGTGGTTAAAAAAGAAGAAGTTACCGCCGATGGCCAAAAACTTCAGCGCCTTGATACCGCTATTCGTATTGACGGTAAGAAAAACTACTCATCGACACTGTTAGGCCAGATCGATAAGCAACTTCTGACTATGCAGCTTACTTACCCAATCGAACAGCAAGCAGATGCTGAAAAAGCAATTAACCAGTTCATCAGCTCACTGAAAATCAAACCATAA